Proteins encoded within one genomic window of Clostridiales bacterium:
- a CDS encoding uroporphyrinogen decarboxylase family protein — MGFERRLIENPENTAYYISKICDITFERIKALKDLGCSGYISSETYCSADILSPQCYHDIIKPIHKRYFKKISDIGMVGIGYFTGNIIPMLDDIKDLKLDGLMMEESKKNFALDVGEVAESLENTCALFGNLDSVWILQNGTESDVIKEITRQLKATKGKRFIMANGCPISF, encoded by the coding sequence ATTTCAAAAATATGTGATATTACATTTGAAAGAATAAAAGCGTTAAAGGATTTAGGATGCAGCGGATATATAAGTTCTGAAACCTATTGCTCGGCCGATATACTTTCCCCTCAATGTTATCATGATATTATCAAGCCAATTCATAAGCGGTATTTCAAAAAAATATCCGATATCGGTATGGTTGGGATAGGATATTTTACAGGGAATATAATTCCTATGCTTGATGATATAAAAGATCTTAAACTTGATGGACTCATGATGGAAGAGTCTAAGAAGAATTTTGCGCTTGATGTGGGAGAAGTTGCAGAAAGTCTTGAGAATACTTGCGCGCTATTCGGGAATCTTGACAGTGTGTGGATCCTTCAGAATGGTACGGAAAGTGATGTAATAAAAGAAATAACCCGTCAGCTAAAGGCAACAAAAGGGAAAAGATTTATTATGGCAAATGGTTGCCCAATATCGTTTTAA